In Caproiciproducens sp. NJN-50, the following are encoded in one genomic region:
- a CDS encoding acyl-CoA dehydrogenase produces the protein MNFTLTKEQSLLRKAIREFSENEIKPIAAETDRTCEYPAETIQKLFHYGYLGLNIPKEYGGAGADDLSSALAIEEVAKACASTADIMATHNGLCCGPIIQFGTGEQKAKYLPMLASGHLGAFALTEPNAGSDASKGTTTCFPDGDHWVMNGSKVFITNGYVADLFVVFAMTDPSKGTKGISAFLVEKDFPGFSVGKHEEKMGLHGSPTAEIVFTDCVIPKENLLGSLGKGFKIAMTALNGGRIGIAAQALGIAEAAMAEAVAYTKVRTQFGKPISNFQNTQFKLADMEVAISSARLLMYHAAANKMEGLPYVKEAAMAKLSASETAMKVTTQAVQMLGGYGYTRDYPVERMMRDAKITEIYEGTSEIQRIVISNNIL, from the coding sequence ATGAATTTTACCTTGACCAAAGAGCAGTCGCTGCTCCGGAAGGCGATTCGGGAATTTTCAGAAAACGAAATCAAGCCCATCGCCGCCGAAACGGACCGAACCTGTGAATACCCGGCTGAAACGATTCAAAAGCTGTTCCATTACGGCTATTTGGGTCTGAATATCCCGAAGGAGTACGGGGGAGCCGGGGCGGACGATCTGTCTTCCGCGCTGGCGATTGAAGAGGTTGCAAAAGCCTGTGCAAGCACCGCCGACATTATGGCAACGCATAATGGGTTGTGCTGCGGACCGATTATTCAGTTTGGCACCGGGGAGCAGAAAGCCAAATATCTTCCCATGCTGGCGTCCGGACATCTGGGTGCGTTTGCGCTGACGGAGCCGAACGCCGGATCGGACGCCTCCAAAGGGACCACGACCTGTTTCCCGGATGGAGACCACTGGGTGATGAACGGTTCCAAGGTCTTTATTACCAACGGCTATGTTGCGGATCTTTTTGTGGTATTCGCCATGACGGACCCTTCGAAGGGAACAAAGGGAATTTCCGCTTTTCTCGTCGAAAAAGATTTTCCGGGCTTCTCCGTGGGGAAGCATGAAGAAAAGATGGGACTGCACGGCTCTCCCACTGCGGAAATTGTTTTTACAGACTGTGTGATTCCAAAGGAAAATCTGCTGGGATCTTTGGGAAAGGGCTTTAAAATTGCCATGACGGCTCTGAACGGGGGCCGAATCGGCATTGCCGCCCAGGCGTTGGGCATCGCGGAGGCCGCGATGGCGGAAGCTGTTGCCTACACGAAGGTCAGGACGCAGTTCGGCAAGCCGATTTCCAATTTCCAGAACACGCAGTTCAAGCTGGCCGATATGGAAGTCGCCATCTCGTCGGCAAGGCTTCTCATGTATCACGCCGCGGCGAACAAAATGGAGGGCCTGCCCTATGTCAAAGAGGCGGCGATGGCAAAACTGTCGGCCTCCGAAACGGCGATGAAGGTCACGACTCAGGCGGTCCAGATGCTGGGCGGCTACGGCTACACCAGGGACTATCCCGTTGAACGCATGATGCGGGATGCGAAAATCACTGAAATTTACGAAGGAACTTCCGAAATCCAGCGGATTGTGATTTCGAATAATATTTTATAA
- a CDS encoding 4-hydroxyphenylacetate 3-hydroxylase family protein has translation MKTGAEYMEALKKLHPTVYFKGEKIDCVVGHPLVQPHINAAATTYDMAHEMEYEDLLTATSHLTGEKINRFTHIHQSTDDLIKKVKMLRAISQRTGSCYQRCVGMDALNATYSVTYDIDQKCGTDYHARFREFLKYIQKEDLMIAGAMTDPKGDRSRSPSQQDDPDMYVHVVEKNDKGIVIRGAKMHMTGMVNSFEMLIMPTVSLKPEEKDYAVACAVPVGAKGVFHIFGRQTNDGRKFDVMDQGNVNYGVVGGECLTVLEDVFVPWKRVFMCGETEFSGSLVERFASYHRQNYGGCKGGLADIMVGAAASLADYSGTAKAAHIRDKEVEMIHLTETLYACSLACSADGSKLPCGSYYVNPLLANTSKQNVTRFIYEIARLSHDIAGGILATMPSEVDFNDPKLGPYVKKYLKTAKDVSVEDRYRMLRLLENMTGGTALVESMHGAGSPQAQRVMLTRQANLERKKKLAQRLAGIEEEQKEKKDV, from the coding sequence ATGAAAACAGGCGCCGAATATATGGAGGCTCTGAAAAAACTCCATCCGACCGTCTACTTTAAGGGAGAAAAAATCGACTGCGTGGTAGGGCATCCTTTGGTTCAGCCGCATATCAATGCTGCCGCGACCACTTACGACATGGCCCATGAAATGGAGTATGAAGATCTGCTGACCGCCACCTCTCATTTGACCGGCGAAAAAATCAACCGGTTTACACATATCCATCAGAGCACGGACGATCTGATTAAAAAAGTCAAGATGCTGCGTGCAATCTCGCAGCGGACGGGTTCCTGCTATCAGCGCTGCGTCGGGATGGACGCTTTGAACGCGACGTATTCCGTTACATACGATATTGACCAGAAATGCGGGACCGATTACCATGCCCGTTTCAGGGAGTTTCTGAAGTACATTCAAAAAGAGGACCTGATGATTGCCGGTGCGATGACGGACCCGAAAGGGGACCGCAGCCGTTCGCCCAGCCAGCAGGATGATCCCGATATGTATGTCCATGTTGTGGAAAAGAACGACAAAGGAATCGTCATCCGCGGGGCGAAAATGCACATGACCGGAATGGTGAATTCCTTTGAAATGCTGATTATGCCCACGGTTTCATTAAAACCGGAGGAAAAAGACTACGCGGTCGCCTGTGCGGTTCCCGTGGGTGCGAAAGGCGTTTTCCACATTTTCGGGCGGCAGACCAACGACGGCAGAAAATTTGACGTGATGGACCAGGGAAATGTCAACTACGGTGTGGTCGGAGGAGAATGCCTGACGGTGCTGGAAGATGTGTTTGTCCCGTGGAAGCGCGTGTTCATGTGCGGTGAAACGGAATTCTCAGGCAGCCTTGTGGAGAGGTTTGCTTCCTACCATCGCCAGAATTACGGCGGCTGCAAAGGCGGGCTGGCGGATATCATGGTGGGCGCCGCGGCCAGTCTGGCCGATTACAGCGGAACGGCCAAAGCCGCGCACATCCGGGACAAGGAAGTGGAAATGATCCACTTGACGGAAACTCTCTACGCCTGCTCGCTGGCCTGTTCGGCGGACGGCAGCAAACTGCCCTGCGGCTCCTACTATGTCAATCCGCTGCTGGCAAATACGAGCAAGCAGAACGTGACGCGCTTTATTTATGAGATTGCGCGGCTGTCCCACGACATTGCGGGAGGAATTCTGGCGACCATGCCCAGCGAGGTTGATTTCAACGATCCGAAACTCGGACCCTACGTAAAGAAGTACTTAAAGACCGCGAAGGATGTTTCCGTGGAAGACCGCTACAGGATGCTTCGCTTGCTGGAAAACATGACCGGGGGTACGGCTTTGGTCGAGAGCATGCACGGAGCGGGCTCTCCGCAGGCACAGCGCGTGATGCTGACCCGCCAGGCGAATTTGGAGCGGAAGAAAAAACTGGCGCAGCGTCTGGCCGGCATTGAGGAAGAACAGAAGGAGAAAAAAGATGTTTGA
- the acrB gene encoding acryloyl-CoA reductase electron transfer subunit gamma, with product MKIIVCVKQVPDTSGAVAVNPDGTLNRASMQSIINPDDKTAMEAALKLKDETGCRVTAVTMGPPPAAEMLRELMAMGADDGVLVSSREFGGSDTFATAQILAAAVKHLGVEKDDIVLCGRQAIDGDTAQVGPQVAEKLNLPQVTYVSEIHKSDSTVTCRRMLEDGYMTVRVQTPCLLTCIKELNEPRYLSARGIFEAYGKPMSVYDYETLKDDPLIDPTTIGLKGSPTNIFKSFTPPRRSAGVMLEGADRKSCEKLAGILASRHFI from the coding sequence ATGAAAATTATTGTATGCGTGAAGCAGGTCCCGGATACCTCCGGAGCAGTGGCCGTCAATCCGGACGGAACCCTGAACCGCGCTTCCATGCAGTCTATTATCAATCCGGACGACAAAACCGCGATGGAGGCCGCCCTGAAGCTGAAGGACGAAACCGGCTGCCGGGTAACGGCCGTCACGATGGGGCCGCCGCCCGCGGCTGAAATGCTCCGGGAGCTTATGGCCATGGGCGCCGACGACGGAGTACTGGTTTCATCCCGTGAGTTCGGGGGGTCCGACACCTTCGCAACGGCTCAGATTCTCGCTGCGGCGGTAAAGCACCTCGGGGTGGAAAAGGATGATATCGTCCTGTGCGGCCGGCAGGCGATTGACGGTGATACCGCGCAGGTGGGACCCCAGGTTGCCGAAAAGCTGAATCTGCCTCAGGTGACCTATGTCTCTGAAATTCATAAATCAGACAGTACTGTCACCTGCCGGCGAATGCTGGAGGACGGTTACATGACGGTCCGGGTTCAGACCCCCTGCCTCCTGACCTGCATCAAAGAGCTGAACGAACCGCGCTATTTGAGCGCGCGCGGCATCTTTGAAGCGTACGGTAAACCGATGTCGGTTTATGATTACGAAACGCTGAAGGATGATCCCCTGATCGATCCGACTACCATCGGACTCAAAGGCTCTCCCACCAATATCTTTAAATCCTTTACGCCGCCCCGAAGAAGCGCGGGCGTCATGTTGGAGGGCGCCGACAGGAAGAGCTGCGAAAAACTGGCCGGAATCCTTGCAAGCAGGCATTTCATCTGA
- a CDS encoding MaoC family dehydratase, with translation MTKEIYYEDYKIGAERETTGRTVTEADIVLHAGQTGDFFPHHMDAEWCKTTEFGQRIAHGTLVFSIGVGLTASVINPVAFSYGYDKLRFIRPVFINDTLTTKVVIKNKYPSPKHQDKGFVVENVQVYNQKKELCLVADHLLLCQMKNQ, from the coding sequence ATGACAAAAGAAATCTATTATGAGGATTATAAGATTGGCGCGGAAAGAGAAACAACCGGCAGGACGGTCACGGAGGCGGATATTGTCCTTCACGCGGGCCAGACGGGAGACTTTTTTCCGCACCATATGGACGCGGAATGGTGCAAGACAACGGAATTCGGGCAGCGGATCGCGCACGGAACCCTTGTGTTCAGCATCGGTGTGGGCCTGACCGCTTCCGTCATCAATCCTGTCGCTTTTTCTTATGGGTATGATAAGCTGCGCTTTATCCGTCCGGTATTTATTAACGACACCCTTACAACAAAAGTGGTGATAAAGAATAAATACCCCAGTCCCAAGCATCAGGACAAGGGATTTGTCGTGGAGAATGTTCAGGTTTACAACCAGAAAAAAGAGCTGTGCCTGGTCGCGGATCATCTGCTGCTTTGCCAGATGAAAAACCAGTGA
- a CDS encoding SDR family NAD(P)-dependent oxidoreductase, giving the protein MFESKGKIVLVTGATKGIGAGIAEAFAQNGADVVIVSRNQAECEAVSADLSQRFGVRTYAHSCDVTKLSSIETLVSDTVREFGRIDVLVNNAGVAVTKPAVELTEEDWDKVLNTNLKGVFFLSQAVGKTMIERKAGKVINVASMFGLVGDKGILPYLSSKGGVLQMTKGLALEWARYNIQVNAVAPGYVITALNGKMLNTDVIREKIFAKTPLRRYAEAKEVAGTVLYLASDEASYVTGSVYSVDGGWTAQ; this is encoded by the coding sequence ATGTTTGAATCGAAAGGAAAAATCGTATTGGTGACCGGCGCCACCAAGGGGATCGGCGCTGGAATTGCGGAAGCCTTTGCGCAGAACGGCGCGGATGTTGTGATTGTCAGCAGAAATCAGGCGGAATGCGAAGCTGTTTCCGCGGATTTATCCCAAAGGTTCGGGGTGCGGACTTATGCTCACAGCTGCGACGTCACAAAGCTTTCTTCGATTGAAACGCTGGTTTCCGACACCGTGAGAGAATTTGGAAGAATCGACGTTTTGGTCAACAATGCCGGTGTGGCCGTAACAAAGCCTGCGGTCGAACTGACGGAAGAGGATTGGGATAAGGTCCTGAATACGAATTTAAAGGGCGTATTCTTCCTGAGTCAGGCGGTCGGCAAAACCATGATCGAGCGAAAGGCCGGCAAAGTGATCAATGTTGCATCAATGTTCGGACTGGTGGGCGACAAGGGGATTTTGCCCTATCTGTCAAGTAAAGGCGGAGTCCTTCAAATGACGAAGGGTCTCGCGCTGGAATGGGCCAGGTACAACATCCAGGTAAACGCCGTTGCGCCCGGCTACGTGATTACGGCTCTCAATGGCAAGATGCTGAACACGGACGTCATTCGGGAGAAGATTTTTGCCAAAACTCCGCTGAGACGATACGCTGAAGCGAAGGAAGTCGCGGGCACGGTGCTCTACCTGGCTTCCGACGAAGCTTCTTATGTGACAGGCTCTGTTTACTCGGTGGACGGGGGCTGGACCGCGCAATAA